One Candidatus Thioglobus autotrophicus genomic window, ATGTTTATAAAGCGCTGGCGCGATAAACTTCCAAACTTGATACAGTAAATAAGGCATGGCGAGATAAACCGCCATAATAAGAGCCATTTTAAGTGGGGTCAAGAAAGGGGAAATGACACCAATAGCAATGATATTACTGCCTTGGGGTAGAACGCTAATAATCGGCGCAGCAATAAAGCTATACACTTCATTGGCAAAAGGAAATAGGCTAATAAAAATGACTAATATGGCGATAACAGAGCGCAATAGAATATCGCGCAGCTCAACCAAATGTTGAACAAAAGTCATTTCTTTAGAGGTCATGATTTAGTCTTATCAACATCAGTTTTGATGTCACTAATAGCTTGCTTGGTTTCATCAAAAATTTCAACAATATTGGCGTCTTTGTCCATCGCATTGAGTTGCTCTTTAAGCTTGTCAACTTCTAGCTCTTCACCGACATCATCTTGAATTTTGGCAATAAAGCGCTTGGCTTTTCCGGCGTACTTTCCTGCCGTTCTGGCAATACCAGGCATGCGCTCTGGGCCCACAATAATGAGAGCAATAACACCTATTAAGGCAAATTCCCAAAATCCAACGTCAAACATAATGGTGTTTTATTTTTTTTCTTTGTCTTTATCTTCTTCAACAACCTTGGCTTCGATAATATCTTCCTTATCATCAAGTTTGTCATTCTCACCTTCTTTCATTGACTTTTTGAAGCCTTTGATAGCGCCACCCAAATCACCACCGATGTTTTTGAGGCGCTTGCCACCAAACAGTAATAATACAATGACTAAAATAATAATTAGTTCAAAAGGTCCTGGCATCATAATTCTCTCCTATTTTTATTTATTGATTTCGATTGGCTTTTTCTTCTAACCCCGACAAGCCAAAGCGTCTTGATAATTCTTGCTCTATTTTATCGACTTCTATGTTCTTGTGTCGTAGTAATACGAGTGTGTGAAACCATAAA contains:
- the tatB gene encoding Sec-independent protein translocase protein TatB encodes the protein MFDVGFWEFALIGVIALIIVGPERMPGIARTAGKYAGKAKRFIAKIQDDVGEELEVDKLKEQLNAMDKDANIVEIFDETKQAISDIKTDVDKTKS
- the tatA gene encoding twin-arginine translocase TatA/TatE family subunit — protein: MMPGPFELIIILVIVLLLFGGKRLKNIGGDLGGAIKGFKKSMKEGENDKLDDKEDIIEAKVVEEDKDKEKK